The window TTTTGGCGATGAGCAATATGCCAATGAGTTGAAGAGTAATTACGATCATCTCTTGAATTATTTGAATATCTAAAACCACTTTCCAGCTGAGTCTGCTTTGGGCAGACTGGCTGAAGAAAGGTATATTTACAGAAGCGCAGCAGCTTGCTGCAAACGTTTATGAAAGTTGCGATTTACAGCCGCGGGCTTGATATAGAACAAGAAGATGCCTTACAATTGTTGATTGAAGAATTGGCCAGGCATGATGTAGCCATGCAGATTTACGATCCGCTCTTGCACATTTTTGCTGTACCTGAAGCTTTGCGTGCTGAATTAACCCCCTTCAAAAAAAGAGAAGAGTTAGAGCCCGAAACGGATTGCCTTATTAGCCTAGGTGGTGATGGCACCATGCTGGATGCAATTGCCCTGGTTGGAGATGCAGGTATTCCCATACTCGGAATCAACTTTGGACGATTAGGTTTTTTGGCAAGTATCAGCCGGGAAGAACTAACCCTTGCAGTTGATGCGCTGGTGAATCATACTTATGTAGTAGATAAGCGTTCACTCATTCATGTTGATGCCAATCTGCCCTTATTCAAGGATGCGCCTTTTGGTTTGAACGAGTTTGCAATTCATAAAAGGGATACTTCTCCGATGATCAAGATACATACGTATCTGAATGGGGAGTTTCTGAATACTTACTGGTCTGATGGGTTGATTGTATCCACCCCAACAGGCTCTACAGGATATAACATGAGTTGCAATGGCCCGATTCTTTTTCCTGATTCGGCCAGCTTTGTCATCACGCCTGTGGCGCCACACAACTTGAACGTGCGTTCTATTGTGGTGCCAGATAATACAGTAATCTCCTTTGAGATAGAAGGAAGAACAGATCAATTCATCTGTGCTTTGGATGCCCGACGGGAAATTGTTACCAAAAGCATACAAATTGCTGTAAAGCGTGAAACTTTTTGCGCAAGTTTGCTTAGGCTGAATGAAAATAGCTTTTTGTCGACCCTTCGCACCAAACTGACCTGGGGCCTTGACAAAAGAAATTAACGTTTACCTATATATGGTCTTTATTGGTTTTGATTAATTTACACGCGTTTAAGTGCAGCATTGAAGAAAGGACTGTTGATAGGAATCTTTATACTCGCAATATCCAACCTGCGTGCGCAGATGTTGCAGAGCTTTGTACACCAGGGAGAATTTGGTTTTTCAGTGGGTGCCGCACATTATTTTGGAGACCTGAATACGTTTACCTCAATCAAAAGACCCAAATTAGCCGCTGGCGCATTCTTCAGAAAGCAGTTCGGTGATTATCTCGGTGTAAGATTGTCTGCCAATTATGCCCAGCTCGGTTATTCAGATGTCTATAGCCCTAGCCCCTTAGAACGCAGAAGAAACTTAAGTTTCAATACAGATGTTTGGGAAATTGGCATCGCAGGTGATTTCAACTTCTTTCGATTCAACCCAGAGTTTCCTGAATACATTTTCACACCTTATGTAACCATGGGGGTGAGTATTTTTTCTTACGATCCATACACGTATTTCAATAATCAGAAATATTTTCTCCGGGATATTGGCACAGAAGGCCAGGGTAGTCCGCTTTACCCCAACTTACAGAAATACGGCACTACTGCGATTAGTATTCCTTTTGGTGTGGGTGTGAAGTACAGCCTGAACCCCAAGCTGAACGTTTTTGCCGAATTAACTTATCGCTTTACCAACACAGATTTTCTGGATGATGTAAGCGGGGTATATGCCCCTAATGCCTATCCATCTTTGGAAGCAGATGGCGTCACTTTTACACCTTTCGGTTTGCTGCAGGATCGTAGTTACGAAACCAGTAATGGTGTGAACTACTTCACAGCAGGTGCCCAGCGTGGAAACAGTAAAAAGGCTGACAGCTTTGTTACACTCCAATTCGGCCTGTCCTTTAATCTTTCTTCCTACCGTTGTCCCGACAGATAAGGGTCTTTCGCTGCCGTCAACAAACCTTTTCGTACCTTCGCGCCCTGAAAATGCCAGATGTATGCTGGAAAACCTGATAGCCCAAATTGATAAAACAAGATTACCCGAGCATATTGCCATCATTATGGATGGGAATGGTCGTTGGGCAGAAGAAAAAGGCCAGGAGCGCTTGTACGGTCATTTTCATGGGGTTGAAAGTGTAAGAAATATCGTGGAAGGCTGCGCTGAATTAGGCGTTAAGTACTTGACACTCTATGCGTTCAGCACAGAAAATTGGGACAGACCGCAGCGCGAAGTGGATGGTTTAATGACCTTGTTGGTTGACACAATCCGCAAGGAAGTAGCTACCCTGAACAAGAATAATATCAAGCTGCACGTCATTGGCGATATGAGCATGCTGCCAGATTTTGCCAAGAATGAATTACAGGAAGCTTTGGATATGACTTCGGTCAACACAGGCCTTAACCTCATCATGGCACTGAGTTACAGCAGCCGTTGGGAGTTGGTGAATGCTGTAAAGCATATAGGATTGGATGTAAAAGCTGGAAAAATTGATCCTGAAACTATTGATAGCCAGACACTTCAGTCATATTTAACCACAAGTGCCTTCCCTGATCCTGAATTGATGATCCGCACCAGCGGAGAATATCGCATCAGTAATTTCCTTTTGTATCAATTGGCTTATGCCGAGCTCTATTTCACCAATACCCGTTGGCCAGACTTCCGCAAAGAACACCTTTGCGAAGCTATTCTGGATTACCAATCGCGTGAGCGCAGATTCGGAAAGACCGGGCAGCAAATTCAGGAATCAACTGATGCAACTGCTTGAAAATGAAACGTCAATTATCACTGTCTATTTAACAAACACTTTTGAATAATCCCGTTAATTTGCCCCACCTAAACAACCGGACAACTGCTTTAAAAAGTGCTGTGCAGCCTTTGAGCAAGCTTCAAACTGGAACTCGCATGCGTAAGACTCATTATTTGTTCATTTTGCTCCTTATTGGATTATTCAGCAGCACCAATGTCATTGCACAAGAAACAGGAAAGGAT is drawn from Chitinophagales bacterium and contains these coding sequences:
- a CDS encoding NAD kinase, yielding MKVAIYSRGLDIEQEDALQLLIEELARHDVAMQIYDPLLHIFAVPEALRAELTPFKKREELEPETDCLISLGGDGTMLDAIALVGDAGIPILGINFGRLGFLASISREELTLAVDALVNHTYVVDKRSLIHVDANLPLFKDAPFGLNEFAIHKRDTSPMIKIHTYLNGEFLNTYWSDGLIVSTPTGSTGYNMSCNGPILFPDSASFVITPVAPHNLNVRSIVVPDNTVISFEIEGRTDQFICALDARREIVTKSIQIAVKRETFCASLLRLNENSFLSTLRTKLTWGLDKRN
- a CDS encoding outer membrane beta-barrel protein → MLQSFVHQGEFGFSVGAAHYFGDLNTFTSIKRPKLAAGAFFRKQFGDYLGVRLSANYAQLGYSDVYSPSPLERRRNLSFNTDVWEIGIAGDFNFFRFNPEFPEYIFTPYVTMGVSIFSYDPYTYFNNQKYFLRDIGTEGQGSPLYPNLQKYGTTAISIPFGVGVKYSLNPKLNVFAELTYRFTNTDFLDDVSGVYAPNAYPSLEADGVTFTPFGLLQDRSYETSNGVNYFTAGAQRGNSKKADSFVTLQFGLSFNLSSYRCPDR
- a CDS encoding isoprenyl transferase produces the protein MENLIAQIDKTRLPEHIAIIMDGNGRWAEEKGQERLYGHFHGVESVRNIVEGCAELGVKYLTLYAFSTENWDRPQREVDGLMTLLVDTIRKEVATLNKNNIKLHVIGDMSMLPDFAKNELQEALDMTSVNTGLNLIMALSYSSRWELVNAVKHIGLDVKAGKIDPETIDSQTLQSYLTTSAFPDPELMIRTSGEYRISNFLLYQLAYAELYFTNTRWPDFRKEHLCEAILDYQSRERRFGKTGQQIQESTDATA